TGGTCAAAttcaggaacaggttgcccagagaagctgagTCATCTCCAGCTGTGGAGATACTGGAAACCCAGACAGACACAGTCCTGGTCTGCCTGTTCTAGGTGACTCTGCTTGAGCAGGATTAGACTAAATGATCAAGCTAAACaattccaacctaaacaattctgtgaggaaaaaacaacaaacaccaacagggaaaaaaaaaaaaaaaaaaaagggagtgaCAGTGCAGCAGGGAGGCTGGAACCCAAACCTGCCTCAGAGTGGTACATCACTACATATAACCTTCACCTTTGCGTGACCACCCCTGAGGCAGCAAACTCTCCTACATTAAAATTAACTCATCTGTGCTGATGGCATTTAAAGTATGAAATAAGGTACTGTTGCAAGCAAAGCCACTCCATGGTGACAGGCACTGTGCTTTTCAGGACATGAGAAAACACCCTGTATACTTACTTTGTGGGAGGTGTGATAAATTGCTCAGGATTAGCACATAGAGTTACAAAGTGCTCAGAGCAGGATGGAAATAAACAGCCCAAGGAGAAAGAGACAGCTTTATTTAAGGAATTGAAGTGAGGTCTGGAAGGATGAAGCCAGCAGTTGCCTGAGGAGTTGTGTTTCTGAGAAAGTGCAATTCAATCCTTCCTGGCGTAACACTCTCAAGAGAAAAGAGCTGCTAGGGTCAACAGGTTTGTGCCAACTGAGAGGGGTCCCTCATTGTTCTCCATCTAACCCAGCAGGGCTCTGACCAGCTCCGCACACCAGGTGCCTGTTCTTCCCTGATAAAGGGATCTTCCAAGAGCTGCAGAGTGCCAGCACGAGGATACTGGCAGAGGCTGCTGTCCTGGCTCTCTGCAGGAGTTCATACAACAGCTCTTTCTCTAGGCTGagccagaaaaaaataacaaaaaaaacgAGCTTTGAGGTGCCGCTGGTCCTTTCCTCCAGCACGCTCTCTGATGCAGGGAGAATACAGTCCAGTAGACTTTACTCCAGCCACAGCCATGGCTGGTGATGCCCAAGCCAGCTTGAGTGTTACAGGGACTGGTCAGCACTGTCTGGTGGGGAGACCCGTAAGTGTGACTGAACTGTTCCTCTTGTGAGAATAAGTTCAGGCACCACCCAGAGTAAATGTAACGCTGCTGTGCCCAGCAACTTCCCTCCATAAACAAAAGTGGTGCCTGGCTTACAGCCAAGTCAAATAGAATCAGATTCCAAAAAGAATCAACCCTGGTGGATCAGTACCATAATTTTGCTGGCTACATTGGAGCAGCTGCCTTCAACCAGCCCGAATGCCACTGTCCCACAAGCCACGGACACCCACTGTCACTGATGAACGTTAATCATGCAATGAGTAGTAACAGAGTTGCTCTGTTGGCACTGGACTGGGTTTTGCAGTTTCTTCTTTCACTGGCAAGGCCACGCCCAAGCGGTGGTCAGTTCTTCCATCGGATTTgctaaaagagagaaagagatgtGACTAACATTGGTGCTAAACACAGTTCCCTCAGGGGATGAGTTAGTGAGTCCCAATCCCTGACAAGGACAACTATGGCCAGAGGGTGATATTTCTATCAGTTTCACCCTTCACTCCTACCCTGAATGCAACCCCAAAGATAAGGTCAGCTTCCCAGCAGGGATAAAAGGTATGTAGGACAGCCATGCCCTTGTACCTAGTCTACAGCTGTTTCTGATGAGACTccctggaagaaaaaacaggTGTTTCTTACCATGTTGTTGAGAATGCTGTTTATCTTCTCTTCTTCTGCAGAGCCTCGCTCCACTTTGCATTTATATGCTGTCAGCTGGATGCGATCCTTTAGATCCTTGTAGGTCTAGATAAACAGCAAAACCAGCACACAGCTGAGTGAAGAGGACACTTCCACAGTTAGATGGTGCCCCACAGATGAGCAGGGCAACTCTTCAAGCCCCCTCATCTTCCCACCACAGCACAATTCCACAGCACAAATGCCAGGAGCCACTCTCCTGGCTCACTTGACTTCCACCGTGAACCACATCACCGCTCCCAGCACACAGCGATAAACAAACACCACAAGGCACATGACAGCAGTGGCACGTGGCAGGAAAGCTAGGGAGAAAAACCAGGCTCTTCTCCTGTCTCTTCACACACACAGCAGTGTCCTACCTCAATGACAACATCATGGCACTTGTATTTGGTGGCAAGATTCAACCGTGTCTCCACATCCTCCACCAGGCGCACATACTCCTGCAGCACCTGCGAGGGAAGGGTGTCTCAGCTGCCTTCTGCACGTACCTCATGCCTCATTCTCTCACCCCAGTCACAAAGCCTTTCAAGGTCGCTGGTCACACAGACTTGATCCCTTCCTAAGGCAACAAGTGACCAGGACAAGACTGCTCTTTCCTCCCAGAGGCAGGAAAGCTTTGCTCACAAAGCTCAGAGTCCTAGGCTACCTCGTTCCTATGGATTGGGTTAACCACTGCCAGCCAGATTAAGCATAAGAAAAATTGAGGTAGCAAACAAAGGTGGCAATGCACTGTGGGAGAGAGAGCTCCCAGATAGCTCTAGGCCTGCTGTCCCTCTTGCAGTCAGCCCTAGGACCCAGCCCTCGCTACCCCCATGCCTGCTGGTGATGCATGGGTTGCTCAGCTGAGTGCTGCACCCACTCggcagtgccagcagcctggCAAGCTCATCTCCCACTCCCAGCTAGGAAGCAGCTCATTTGGGGAATCATTCACACCCCAAATCCCAACAAAGATCAGGGAGACATAAGCAGTGGTTCCTTACTCACCTGCACAGGAGCACTGTTCCTCTGCAAGATCTCCACCACCCGGTGGAACCCAATAGGTGCCTTCTTCTTGGTGTAGCCCAGCCAGGTCTGAAATGAGAGCCAAACCCTATGATAATGCTAAAGGGCAACCCCTCCAgccacaggaaaatattttcccccaGTGGCAGCAACGTACACCAGAGCCAGTGCTGTGGCTGGGTGCTGGCTGGATGTGAACCCTTTGGTAAGAGCATAAGGGCAGTCTCCTTCTCTGACCTTGCTGCTGCAGCCAAGCCAGGCCCAGCAGAGCTCTTAGGGAGAGGAGGAACACATTCCAACACCCTGCTGCAGAGGTGCTGGGCCCTGCTGAAATAAAACCAGTCTGTCTGGTAACTCCACAACAAGCCCGTTATCAGTAGTAGATATCAGTACTTGCAAGTGAGTCCCCAGCAAGGCTTTCCACAGCCCACCTTGGTGGTGAAGAGGGCATCCACATCATCCCAGGCTCGCAGCTTGGCACGGGCAGCCAGGGCAGTCAGCACATACTGCTTATCAGGAATCTGCAAGGCAGAAAGCTGTAGTCAGAGCACTAGCACCGCTCAGCAGGCCTGCGTAGGTTGAGCAGGAATGGCACCTGCCCCTAGCCCTGTCAGGACCCACAACAGCCAGGCAAGGTGAGATGCTGCCTGAGGCCAGGGACAgcactgcagggagcagagggtgGGGATTTGCAAGTGCTGCTGCAGTCAGGGTGCACAGAGTGAAAGCCTCCACATGGTTCCCATTTGCCTTTCTGAGCCTCCAGAATGGCCCTGCTCGAGGAGGATGCCATGACCCCCTCCCTATCTCAGTGTTGAGCTATTCAAACTCCTACCCAGCCCCCTCACTAAATATAATTTGGGTGCCCATATTTTCAGCCAGTGCGGCCAGAATAGCAGGAGACTCACATACCTTAAATGTCTTCTTCAGGTTGGTCGGGCTGCTGAATGTTCCCTGGAGAGAGCAGACAATTCAGTGCAAACTCAGTAGGGTAGGCCACAGAAGTGATTCAGACACCCGCTGTAAGGCATTTGCCTCGCACAGGTGAGTCTCCCCcagtttttactgctttttgctCGTGTCAGTGCCTCAGGAGGAAACAGCTGGCAGAAGAGAACTGTCCCACCCCATTAGCTCTCTGGTTTGGCTTCCCCTACATCCTCAACTGGTACACCTCCAGCACTTCAAGACCAGTATCACACACCTCACCCTCATGGGATTAAGGGCCAATTCTGGCTACTTGGAGCCAGAAGTAAAAGACAGTTGTTCCTAGGAGGCAACTCCCTGATAGGCTGTCCAAGGTTGAATTTCCCATTTTAGAGCACAAAAAACCACCTCCAAACTGGTCCCAGATGGACAAGGGGAGCTAAGTTTCTCTAGGTATCTCCGAGGGATGAAATATGACCTGCTTACCTTCCTTCCTTAACATGCCCCAGCTTAACCACCCCACACATTGAGGGCTACAGGGATGAGATGTAACCCTTTTCTTCTCCCACATCATCCTCACCTCAGCCTCTGTGTAGTGGTAGAAACAGGAATAGAAGAGGGTGGTTACTAGTGGCATGTTGAGAATTGAGGCCTTGCGAGGGTATTTCCGAAATATCTCTGACTGCCCAGCTGTCTCCAAGTGCCGGTCATTGGCCTGCGGAAACAGGAAGACAGAGGGTGAACATGAGCCAGGGCGACTGCCTGACCTAACGGCCTGGTAGAGACCTGCAGAGAGTGTTGTGATAGCACTGCACAGCCTCAACATGCCATGAAGTATTTCACACATGTACCTGGCACAGCAGCTTGGAAAGCAGTTAAACTACACTAGCCAGGGCAGGCTGATTAGATCCAAAGCGGTTTAAGTTAGGGACAGATAGAGCTCTTGCAGCTAGCCCCAGTCATCTCCTGATCAGTAGGGAAGATTTCATACCTCAATGATGATCTGTCGCTCCAAGAGGGTATAATGGTCTTGGATGTGGGAGGTATCCTCAGCTGAAAACGGCAGCCTGGCCAGACAGGGAGGAAGGAGCCCTTAACACAGTACATTTAGAAGGATGCTCTTCTCTACCAAACATGCTCCCCACAGACAGAGATGTGGGGAACGCCTCCCATTCTTCTCAGCCTGAGTGGCTAGTAGGTACTcaagctcctgccctgctgccctctcCAACTGTCTCTCTTAGAGAGGCTccatataaagaaaaattatgtggCATCTCTCACAGAACAACCTAAAGTTGATGCTACCAATTTCCCCAAGTGCTCAGGCACCCAAGCTTTCATCCTTTACAACCTGAAAGGTTAATGATCAGAAGCTCTCTGAAGCATCTTTGCCCCCAACTAAGCAGCAAAAGCTGCTGGACTAGCGATCACCACAAATTCCTCCTCTCTGGTCTACACTGTATCCCCAACACCCCACTCCCACTGAGGCAAAGCCAACATCAGCTCTCAAACTACGTAAGCTGTGGCACTGGGATAGAGATCTAATTTTCTTTACTACCACCTTCTATGAAACACCAGCTttcctcccaccctcttgcatTTTTTCTTACCCAATGCAGCCTTTCAGAAATTCCCTCCTTTTTTCTACATCCTGGATGTTCAAATGCTCCCGGTACTGGGacagctggagggagagggaaaagcagcacagtCTGTTCTCATGGATTTGGAAGATATAGGACTCCAGAGGGCAAAATGGGGATGCAAAGCTCTTTCCTGACTACCACACACCCTGCAGCCAGCCTCCCCCTGCCTACTATGCTCCCTCTCCACTGAGGAAAGGGAGCTTCTGCTCCTGGGAATACTCACAGCAACTTCCTCAGTCCTGTCTAGGAACCTGCAAAAGGGAATGAGTGAGCATTAACTTGTAGGCAGGTTCCCAGCAGCATGCTCAGCCCTGCCACAAGGCTGGGAAAAAGCCTCACCTGAGCAGATCCAGAAGCAACTTCTGCTCACCCGCCTCTTTGAGGAAATGGATCAGGTGACACAAGGCCACCTGCCGCACCTCCAGCTCCCGAAATAAGATCTCTGCAAGAGAAAGAGAGATGTACAAGTGGGTAAAGCAAGTAAGCACTACCAAACCAGAGAGGGTTAAGCATGGCACATGGAGTTGCAAGCCACTGGCAGGATTCAACAACCTTACTGCATCTCAAATCACAGCCTTAGAGGCTAGAGCACAGGAGAAGAGCCCGTTCACTAGGCTGCCAACTACAATCGTGGCAGCGCGCTCCCCTACAGATTAATTTTCATTCACCCCATCACCACTACCACCTACCACTGCTTTAAGGCTCCTCTCTGGGGCCTCTGTGGGCATCAGCACACCCCCCTCCCACATTATActcactgcaaaaatattttatgctgaGTAAAGTACCAATATCCCAGATGCTCTCTTCGTGACTTACAAATAGTGAAACAACTAGCCCCTCTGCCCTTAACCGAAACGCACAATAGAAACCCTGGCCCCAGTCACACTTACCTCTCCTTAGTGTCCGTTTCAGGAATATCAGGACCTGTGAGCACAGAGAGGCAGCTCTCAGCTGACCAGATCAGTCTTCACCAGAAttaagacagacagacagcaaacTGGTCAAGCCCTGGCAAAGCTTTTCTATAGGGCCTCTGAAGACTCATCTCTTACAGTAAGCACTTAACTGAATTCTGCTACCCACCAGACACAGGACAAGCAGTGAGCCAGGGCCACAGCTGCCTGGGTGCTTGCCTAAGCTTCTACTCTGGTGCTTAGATAAGCGAGATCaagatttacaaagaaaaaccttTCCATGACAGATCCAAGGGCGTAAAAGACCTGGATGAGGGAAGCTCTGACACAGTCCCATTTGCTGCCTGGTGCTTTGGAAGTCAGATAAACTGGAGAGACCCCTCAAATTTTCTGTGCTGCAATGAGCAGATTAAACCTTGGCCTTCAAGAAGTTGCTGCAAAGATCAGTAAGGCTGAAAGACCAGGTGCCTTGTTATTAACCTGATATGAGTTCTGCAGAATGGCAGGAAAGCCAGCAGGAATATGGAACTCCCCAGTCTTAAACtctacactattttttttttttgacacttctTGGGGTCACCCAGGAAGTCCCAGCCCCATGTGGCCCCAGCAGAACTCACAGCTGTAATGACATTCCCATCATGCCCTGCCACAGCTTCATCCAAGAGCACCAGCTTGTCTTGCAGGGAGCGAAATCTCTCTAGAGAGCAGACCTGGAGATAGAAGAGGTATAAGTAGGCATACGGGACTTCAGACAATCCCCAGGCTGAACCAACCCCCAAGGTACTACCTATTCCTCCCCCATGAGCCCTTCAGCAACATGAATAACTGTCCTCCCAAACAGCAGAGAACTTCTCATTTAGCTGAAACTATATGGGTTATGGGAATCTGTCCACAGGCGTTGCAGAGTTGGCCTTCGTTATTGCCCAGGCTAGGACAGCTTTGTACCTTCAGCACAAACACCCCTGTAACAAAGCAAAACTTCCCTGCACACCACAGATCACCTGTCCTGACAGAAGGAGGGAACCCTGCAGGGCCCTTTCCACAGAAGAGACCAGAAAAGTAGTTGTAAgactcttcctcccttcctcttacCCAATCATTGTGCCCTCTCTCAGCCTTTAGTTCACCTCAGCCTTTGAGGAAACACATGCAGAGTAAAACCACAAGCTTCCTGTTTGCTCACTGCAAACAGAGGCGGCTGAGACTAAGATTCCAGCTCCAGTGTAACCAAGACTGCTTCTGTCTTCCTCCCTCCATTTGCCACTAACTAAGAAGGGAACTAAAGCCCCATGCTCTCAGATTTTTTCCAAAAGCCAGACAAGGAAGTAGAAAGGGTAGAGAGGGACACAGCAGTACAGACACCTCCTGTCAGAGCCTAGCTGAGGGGATGACTCAAgtaaaaaatgcaacaaaacccTGAAGGTCTCGTGCTGCTCCTGTGCTAGTGTGATCCTGGCAAAGCAGCAGACAGGCAGAGCACTGTCCCTGCTAGATGCTGCAAGCAACACAGattccctccctgctcctttAGGGCCACCCACCCTCCATCTCTTGCAAGCAGGTGGGAGTGGAAAGTCCTTACCTTGCCCCTCTGCATTCGCCTGACTGTATCTTTGGGGCTCCAATCACTGCTGTAATCCTgccacaagaaaaataaagagctcTTGAGCCTCAAGAAGCCAGATCATGCTAGCAGTCCCCAAACTGCTTTCCACTTGTGCTGGATTAGAGTGATAGCCCACATGTAGCTTCTCAGACTTGTCATTCAGCTGCTCCAGGGTGGTTGTTAGTAGGATGGGTCCCTACAGCAATTCAGGTGTAGATGCCAGGCCCTCAGACTCTGCatgctggtggggagggaagcTAGAGGCTCACATGTTAACACAGAGTCTTTCTATTGCCTGAGTAAGGTCTGTCATCATGTCCTTCATAAGTGCATTTCAATAGATTGTCCTCCTTGCAAATTAAGCTCCAAGGTTGCTTTCAGAAGGACAAACAAAACATATGCAAAATTGACAAACCCAAAACCGACGGGGAAGAAGTCAGCTTTCTGTTACAATTCAGACACACTTCTGCTGATGAGCCTTCCACAGCAGTGGGGAGAATGCAGGGACAACAGCCTCAGGCAAGTGCCTGGAGAGTCACACAGGACTAGTACAATGTGACAAGAGCACTGAAGCCTGCAGCGAGACCATGCTAAGGTAATATGCTACCGCTGCTGCCATGACCAAAGTTCTTCCCCTGCAGACACTATGATCTGGAAGCACTGGACAAAAAGCAGCAGTGGCTCAAGCCACCCCTGAGCCCAGACTCCAAGAAGGCGTCTAAGTCTTTGTGAGACACTCGAGCCAGAAGTTGTAATTCAGCCTTCTGCCTCAAAAGAGCCAGAGGAAGGGAGTAACCAGAACCAGCAATAAGGATattgaattttaaattcattGGAGATTTACTGAAAGCccaaatctaaagaaaaaaagggcTGACCCAGTCTCATTAGGGGACCACTGCACACGCGTCTCAAGTCAGTGTCCAATATCCCGAGCACCAGGGTTCCCTCCAGCACTTTTGGCCAGAGGCAGATCCTCATCCTGTCACTGTCAGGACCCTGGTTCAAAGCTACCACTAACTCTCCCTTCTTTGTTCCATCCCACTTCAAATACTCCTGTCTGCTTTTAAGGGGCTGTACCCTTCTCCTTCCTGCTTCATTGCCTCTGCAGGCACACAATAGAACATACCAGGACACACTGAttcctcctgctgtgctttcagGAAATGCTGCCTGTTAGGTTATGTGATTAATGGCTCATCAACACAAACACACCAATCTGGTGAGGATCAGATGGCTAAGGACAGGTGGAGAAAACCCAGTAACCTAGTCAGTGCAATGCGAGCACACTGACTTGGCCACTCCTCACCACCATCAAATGAGACCAATTAGGCCGCTATCTGCTGTATAAAACCTTCCAAGATCAGTAAACTAAAGAAACTTTCCCCAAACACCATGCAACCCTAAACAGGCACAGAACTTAATATGGACACAGGGGAAGAGAATCCTGGGATGTTTTAAGACGGTTATGTAAATGTGTGGGGCTTGTTATGGAAGTTTCTGGGAAAGACAAAAATCAGGGAAAGggaggaataaaaattaattgggCAGGAACAAGCATGGGAAAATAGAGGTAAAAGGGGGCACAGAGTGCCAGCCAAGTTTAAACAAGTGGCTAGTTAGTGTGTCAGTCTGACTGAGCCCTGCAACGGATCACTGCAGTCTGATATTCTCATTAAAGTCTATATTTAACCACCTTCTGTGTGGGTGGGCTTTCTATTCCAAGTCTATGTGTTCATATGAACACTAGTGAGCTCAACCAGCCACTAAGTAGAATAAGCAGTCTGAGTACCAGGAACCAGAATGGGATCATGAACCCTAGGGGCTCAAGGGTCCCAGTGCCAGCAGTTGAAGGAGACTGGGGTCTGGGCTTCAGCTACAAAACAAACCAGATGTCTAAGACCAACTACAGGAGACACCCATAGAGTGTGTGTATGTTCTGCTAGTGGAATTCGGTTCTGGTCAGACAGAAAGGGGAGGCTCAGGATCAGGCCTGAGTGTTCTGTATTTATGTGTCTGTTGGTAAAGGCATTGGTTTCTGTGTCAATCTGTTTGGACAGCTATGTTAGCACTGTGCATGTCTGTATCTGTAGGGAATATGTGCTCAGTCCTGTTACTGCCTAGACCCGGGGACATGGAACCTCAACCCCCAGGAAAGCTCCCTGCTTCTGAGCAAAAGTAGAGAACACCTAAGCTACTGCGAAGCTGCATTTTGCAGCTCCCTGTCCTATTGCCTGCATTGCCCTCTGCCGTCTGAAATAGCGACTAATCATTTGCCATGAAACTAATAGAGAAGGACGTTCTCCCGGCAGTACCCTGATCTCAGCACACTACAAACACAGGCTGCTCACCTTGTATTCAGCTTTCGGTCTGCGCAGCTCTGGGGCGTAGTTTTTAACTCCCGTGTCAGAGAGGGCTGAGAGGGAAAGGCAAAGCTGAGTAGGATGTCAAAATCCAGATTCACACCCACTTCCAAAACCGCCCTTTTCTTGGTAGAAGACCCAACCTCAAGCA
Above is a genomic segment from Athene noctua chromosome 6, bAthNoc1.hap1.1, whole genome shotgun sequence containing:
- the VIPAS39 gene encoding spermatogenesis-defective protein 39 homolog → MSRARADEEEYWHSSKFRAFTFDDEDDELSQLKESKRAVNSLRDIVDDDDDDDLERVSWSGEPVGSISWSIKETASSSTSSLEGRDSGLQKGSSSYAAFPKQVSSYSLSSLFKGRNKLPSFQSLSDALSDTGVKNYAPELRRPKAEYKDYSSDWSPKDTVRRMQRGKVCSLERFRSLQDKLVLLDEAVAGHDGNVITAVLIFLKRTLRREILFRELEVRQVALCHLIHFLKEAGEQKLLLDLLRFLDRTEEVALSQYREHLNIQDVEKRREFLKGCIGLPFSAEDTSHIQDHYTLLERQIIIEANDRHLETAGQSEIFRKYPRKASILNMPLVTTLFYSCFYHYTEAEGTFSSPTNLKKTFKIPDKQYVLTALAARAKLRAWDDVDALFTTKTWLGYTKKKAPIGFHRVVEILQRNSAPVQVLQEYVRLVEDVETRLNLATKYKCHDVVIETYKDLKDRIQLTAYKCKVERGSAEEEKINSILNNMQIRWKN